A part of Terriglobales bacterium genomic DNA contains:
- a CDS encoding TROVE domain-containing protein — protein MARLNIMKLSHLAAPRTHEGAPARTINAELQLRRSVLACLLWERQFYEDGIEIAGRIAELVPRVAADKVANLAVEARSSMKLRHAPLLLVREMARHASHRALVAETLEAVIQRADELSEFVALYWANGRQPLSAQVKKGLAAAFGKFDAYALAKYDRAGPVKLRDVLFLSHARPRDEAQAAVWKQLVAGQLASPDTWEVALSGGADKREAFERLLRDNRLGALALLRNLRNMAESGVDESLVKSALQSLNTSRVLPFRFIAAARYAPQWEAELENAMFKSVESAQKLAGKTILVVDVSGSMTAPLSARSEMQRTDAAYGLAILLREIAEELSVYAFSDRCVRVPARRGFALRDALDSSLPHGSTYLGRALESIREPYDRIIVITDEQVHDAIPNPRGKAYMINVASYKNGVGYGKWTHIDGWSESVIGYIRELEAIPS, from the coding sequence ATGGCCCGACTCAACATCATGAAGCTTTCGCATCTCGCCGCACCGCGCACTCACGAAGGCGCACCGGCGCGCACGATCAACGCCGAGCTCCAGCTCCGGCGCTCCGTCCTCGCCTGCCTCCTTTGGGAGCGTCAGTTCTACGAAGACGGCATCGAGATCGCCGGACGCATCGCCGAGCTCGTCCCCCGTGTCGCCGCCGACAAGGTTGCGAACCTCGCCGTCGAGGCGCGTTCCAGCATGAAGCTGCGTCATGCGCCGTTGCTTCTCGTACGCGAGATGGCGCGTCACGCATCGCATCGTGCACTCGTTGCCGAAACGCTCGAAGCCGTCATCCAGCGTGCCGACGAGCTCTCCGAGTTCGTCGCGCTCTACTGGGCCAACGGACGCCAGCCTCTCTCCGCGCAGGTGAAGAAGGGACTGGCTGCGGCCTTCGGCAAGTTCGACGCCTACGCGCTCGCCAAGTACGATCGTGCCGGTCCGGTCAAGCTGCGCGACGTCCTCTTCCTCTCGCACGCTCGTCCGCGCGACGAGGCGCAGGCCGCCGTCTGGAAGCAGCTCGTCGCTGGCCAGCTCGCCTCGCCCGACACCTGGGAGGTCGCCCTCTCCGGTGGCGCCGACAAGCGCGAAGCCTTCGAGCGCCTGCTCCGCGATAACCGTCTCGGAGCGCTCGCTCTGTTGCGCAACCTTCGCAACATGGCCGAGAGCGGCGTGGACGAATCGCTGGTGAAGTCAGCATTGCAGTCGCTGAACACCAGCCGGGTGTTGCCGTTCCGCTTCATCGCCGCCGCGCGTTATGCGCCGCAGTGGGAAGCAGAGCTCGAGAATGCGATGTTCAAGTCGGTCGAATCCGCGCAGAAACTGGCCGGAAAGACCATTCTTGTCGTCGACGTCTCCGGCTCCATGACGGCGCCGCTCTCCGCCCGTTCGGAGATGCAGCGTACCGACGCCGCCTACGGTCTGGCGATCCTCCTGCGCGAGATCGCCGAGGAGTTGAGCGTTTACGCCTTCTCCGACCGTTGCGTTCGTGTCCCGGCGCGCCGCGGATTCGCACTCCGCGACGCCCTCGACAGCTCGCTGCCGCACGGCTCCACGTACCTGGGCCGCGCGCTCGAGTCGATCCGCGAACCCTACGACCGCATCATCGTCATCACCGACGAGCAGGTCCACGACGCGATCCCGAACCCGCGCGGTAAGGCGTACATGATCAACGTGGCCAGCTATAAGAACGGGGTCGGCTACGGCAAGTGGACGCACATCGATGGCTGGTCCGAGTCCGTCATCGGCTACATCCGCGAACTCGAGGCCATACCCTCTTAA
- a CDS encoding PHP domain-containing protein yields the protein MPAKKALRGASRKAFMWPEEVADLLREGRSPMELAGVGPYIGKLIERWVEKPPEVPEVPAIRAGFLTVPQARRALAKRPGWLRGVRGDLQMHTTWSDGEASVEEMAEAAVERGYEYVAITDHTKGLSIAGGIDERQLAKEAKEIAAVNDRVRARGLTVLQSAELNINPRGEGDMDAAALRGLDLVLGCFHSSLRTKEDQTSRYVAALRNPEVHILGHPRGRVYNYRLGLTADWERVFGVAAELDKAVEIDGYPDRQDLNVDLVKVAKKAGCRISLGTDSHGAAQLRFMEYSAASALMAGVPKERILNFMSRDELLAWASGVRERVKRAA from the coding sequence ATGCCGGCGAAGAAGGCGTTACGCGGGGCGTCGCGAAAGGCTTTCATGTGGCCAGAAGAGGTGGCGGACCTGTTGCGGGAGGGCCGGTCGCCGATGGAGCTGGCGGGGGTTGGTCCGTACATCGGGAAGCTGATCGAGCGGTGGGTGGAGAAGCCTCCAGAGGTGCCGGAGGTGCCGGCGATCCGCGCTGGATTTTTGACGGTGCCGCAGGCGCGGCGGGCGCTGGCGAAGCGTCCAGGATGGTTGCGCGGGGTGCGCGGCGACCTGCAGATGCACACGACGTGGAGCGACGGCGAGGCGTCGGTGGAGGAGATGGCCGAGGCGGCGGTGGAGCGCGGTTATGAGTACGTGGCGATCACGGACCACACGAAGGGGCTGAGCATCGCGGGCGGGATCGATGAGCGCCAGTTGGCGAAGGAGGCGAAAGAGATCGCTGCGGTTAACGACCGCGTGCGGGCGCGGGGGCTGACGGTGTTGCAGTCGGCGGAGCTGAACATCAATCCGCGCGGAGAAGGGGACATGGACGCGGCGGCCCTGCGAGGGCTGGACCTGGTGCTGGGGTGTTTTCATTCGTCGCTGCGGACGAAGGAAGACCAGACGTCGCGGTACGTTGCGGCGCTGCGAAACCCGGAGGTACACATCCTGGGGCATCCGCGGGGTCGGGTGTACAACTACCGGCTGGGGCTGACGGCGGACTGGGAGCGGGTGTTCGGGGTGGCGGCGGAGCTGGACAAGGCGGTGGAGATTGACGGTTATCCGGACCGCCAGGACCTGAATGTGGACCTGGTGAAGGTGGCGAAGAAGGCGGGCTGCCGCATCTCGCTGGGCACGGATTCGCATGGGGCGGCACAACTGCGTTTCATGGAGTACTCGGCGGCGTCGGCGCTGATGGCGGGTGTGCCGAAAGAGCGGATCCTGAATTTCATGTCGCGGGATGAACTGCTGGCGTGGGCGTCGGGGGTGAGGGAGAGGGTGAAGAGGGCGGCGTGA
- a CDS encoding class I SAM-dependent methyltransferase, whose product MATKERVQLGAVEETLLVPLYARALDAGRRPSILNDPKAVEMVDAIEWDFERFNQRRRMAGCVLRTASFDEMVKEFLRRHPAGTVVEIGAGLNTRFERLDNGRLHWFDLDLPDTAALRSRFFTDSERRKTLAASVVDAGWIARVKESPGPYCFVAETVLVYLGEEAVKTALRQIAGNFPGAWVVLDTASQRAMEHGNRDHERQKLRARFRWACNDPKEMEGWGIGLRLVESRTMADMHESVKAKLSWRGRMIYRVVTRLLWRVMGSYRINVFEVEGGSG is encoded by the coding sequence ATGGCGACGAAGGAGCGGGTTCAACTGGGCGCGGTAGAGGAGACGCTGCTGGTTCCGCTCTATGCGAGGGCGCTGGACGCCGGCCGGAGGCCTTCGATCCTGAACGACCCCAAGGCCGTGGAGATGGTGGACGCGATCGAGTGGGACTTCGAGAGGTTCAACCAGCGGCGGCGGATGGCGGGGTGCGTTCTGCGGACGGCCAGCTTCGACGAGATGGTGAAGGAGTTTTTGAGGCGGCATCCGGCGGGCACGGTGGTGGAGATCGGAGCGGGGCTGAACACCAGGTTCGAGCGGCTGGACAACGGCAGGCTGCACTGGTTCGATCTCGATTTGCCGGACACCGCGGCTCTGCGCAGCAGGTTCTTCACGGACAGTGAACGGCGGAAGACGCTGGCGGCATCAGTGGTGGATGCCGGATGGATAGCGCGGGTGAAGGAGAGTCCGGGACCGTATTGCTTTGTGGCGGAGACGGTGTTGGTGTATCTCGGCGAGGAGGCGGTAAAGACGGCGTTAAGGCAGATCGCCGGCAATTTCCCGGGAGCATGGGTGGTGCTGGATACGGCGTCGCAGAGGGCGATGGAGCATGGCAACCGCGACCATGAGCGCCAGAAGCTGCGCGCACGATTCCGGTGGGCGTGCAACGATCCGAAGGAGATGGAAGGGTGGGGGATCGGGTTGCGGCTGGTGGAGTCGCGCACAATGGCGGACATGCACGAGAGCGTGAAGGCGAAGCTGTCGTGGCGAGGACGAATGATTTACCGGGTGGTGACCAGGCTACTTTGGAGGGTGATGGGGTCCTACCGGATCAACGTGTTCGAGGTGGAGGGTGGCTCGGGCTGA
- the kdsB gene encoding 3-deoxy-manno-octulosonate cytidylyltransferase: protein MHIVAVIPARLGSTRLPRKILLPIAGRPMLAWVYEAARASKLLDEVIVATDSEEIAAVCRENGWMFRMTSPECKSGTERVYEVSRTVAADVYVNVQGDEPLTRPEHLDALVGLMQDPAVQVGTVKTRCGAEDVGNPNAVKVVTALDGRALYFSRATIPFDRDRAGTVEYFKHLGFYAYRPAALESFIRWPESRLELSERLEQLRFLDNGVPIHVAETAFDTVGVDTEDDRLRVEKILLAR, encoded by the coding sequence ATGCACATTGTTGCTGTCATTCCTGCGCGTCTTGGCTCCACGCGGCTTCCGCGAAAAATTCTTTTGCCCATTGCCGGGCGTCCGATGCTGGCCTGGGTTTACGAGGCGGCAAGGGCCTCGAAGCTGCTGGACGAAGTGATTGTTGCGACCGACTCCGAGGAGATCGCCGCCGTGTGCCGGGAGAATGGGTGGATGTTCCGGATGACGTCGCCGGAGTGCAAGAGCGGGACCGAGCGCGTTTACGAGGTCTCGCGCACGGTTGCGGCGGATGTTTACGTGAACGTGCAGGGCGACGAACCACTCACGCGGCCTGAGCATCTGGATGCGCTCGTCGGCCTGATGCAGGACCCGGCGGTGCAGGTCGGTACGGTCAAGACCCGCTGCGGCGCCGAGGACGTTGGCAATCCCAATGCCGTGAAGGTCGTTACGGCGCTTGATGGCCGCGCGCTGTATTTTTCGCGGGCGACGATTCCGTTCGATCGCGATCGGGCGGGCACGGTCGAGTACTTCAAGCACCTCGGCTTTTATGCGTACCGTCCGGCGGCGCTGGAAAGCTTCATCCGGTGGCCGGAATCACGGCTCGAACTCAGTGAGCGACTGGAGCAGTTGCGGTTCCTGGATAACGGTGTGCCAATCCATGTGGCGGAGACGGCGTTCGATACCGTCGGCGTGGATACGGAGGACGACCGGTTGAGGGTGGAAAAGATTCTGCTGGCCCGCTAA
- a CDS encoding M48 family metallopeptidase: MTFSASAQTNDTPEVREYNRIKRRLTIADLLINVVFLVVLLATGWSATLRDWAYGAAGQSYSLAVFFYVAMLLVISKALGFGLDYYSFRLEHQFNLSNQKLKSWLWDETKGWLVGLVIATILVEMIYNVIRLEPGVWWLIVWVVYNALAIFFAQIAPVVLFPLFYKFTPLENDELSKRLIKLSEKAGTRVRGVYEWKLSEKSKKANAALAGLGATRRIILADTLIENYTSDEIEAVLAHELGHHVHKHILKSIALQIGVSLIGFWVVAQALNFAVEKEFFPMLHDFASVPLLVLLTTVMSFLLMPIMNAYSRQKEREADRYSLESIPAVGPFISSMNKLADQNLAERNPSRFVEIWFHSHPPIGKRIAAAQDFQSSVANPNS, encoded by the coding sequence ATGACGTTTTCAGCCTCAGCCCAGACGAACGACACGCCGGAAGTCCGGGAATACAACCGGATCAAGCGGCGACTCACGATTGCCGACCTGCTCATCAACGTGGTGTTCCTGGTGGTGTTGTTGGCGACCGGATGGAGCGCGACGCTACGCGACTGGGCTTACGGCGCAGCGGGCCAGAGCTACTCGCTCGCGGTGTTCTTCTACGTCGCGATGCTGCTGGTGATCAGCAAAGCCCTGGGATTTGGCCTCGACTACTACTCTTTCCGACTAGAGCACCAGTTCAACCTCTCGAACCAGAAGCTGAAGTCGTGGCTGTGGGACGAAACCAAAGGCTGGCTCGTTGGTCTGGTGATTGCGACGATCCTGGTGGAGATGATCTACAACGTCATTCGCCTCGAGCCAGGCGTTTGGTGGCTGATCGTTTGGGTGGTTTATAACGCGCTGGCGATCTTCTTCGCGCAGATTGCGCCGGTGGTTTTGTTTCCGCTGTTCTACAAGTTCACGCCGCTGGAGAATGATGAGCTCTCAAAGCGGCTGATCAAGCTGAGCGAGAAGGCTGGAACTCGCGTTCGCGGTGTTTACGAATGGAAGCTGTCGGAGAAGAGCAAGAAGGCGAATGCCGCGCTTGCAGGTTTGGGCGCTACGCGCAGGATTATTCTCGCCGATACGCTGATAGAGAATTACACGTCTGACGAGATCGAAGCTGTTTTGGCGCATGAGCTTGGACATCATGTTCACAAGCACATCTTGAAGAGCATCGCGCTACAGATCGGGGTTTCGCTGATTGGATTCTGGGTTGTCGCGCAGGCGCTGAACTTCGCCGTCGAGAAAGAATTTTTTCCGATGCTGCATGATTTTGCCAGCGTGCCCCTGCTGGTGCTGCTGACTACCGTGATGTCATTTCTGCTGATGCCGATTATGAATGCTTACTCGAGGCAGAAGGAGCGGGAGGCGGACCGGTACTCGCTGGAGTCGATTCCGGCGGTGGGTCCGTTCATCTCGTCGATGAATAAGCTGGCGGACCAGAACCTGGCGGAGCGGAATCCGTCGCGGTTCGTGGAGATCTGGTTCCATTCGCATCCGCCGATTGGGAAGCGGATCGCAGCAGCGCAGGATTTTCAATCGTCTGTCGCAAATCCCAACTCCTAA
- a CDS encoding carboxymuconolactone decarboxylase family protein, producing the protein MARVSLIEPASARPEVQQIYEHRLRGKPAAIHKAMAHNHHALLPFLSFNVAAGMSLDRSLWEKVYLRVSFLNGCNYCAQHHMKSSTTVGLDVDGWRALKAGDLTRFPETEQVALQYAEKLTRDPGGIADDDVAKLKEHFSDQQIVDLHLLCGLANLTNRFTGPLGLELEFEPVSL; encoded by the coding sequence ATGGCACGCGTTTCATTGATCGAGCCTGCGTCGGCACGGCCTGAGGTGCAGCAGATCTACGAACATCGACTGCGCGGGAAGCCGGCAGCGATTCACAAGGCCATGGCGCACAATCACCATGCGCTGCTTCCGTTCCTGTCGTTCAATGTCGCAGCAGGCATGAGCCTCGACCGCAGCCTGTGGGAAAAGGTGTATCTCCGAGTTTCATTCCTCAACGGATGTAACTACTGCGCGCAGCACCACATGAAATCGTCAACCACTGTAGGACTTGACGTGGATGGTTGGCGAGCGCTGAAGGCCGGAGATCTCACCAGATTTCCCGAGACCGAACAGGTTGCTTTGCAGTACGCCGAGAAACTGACACGCGATCCAGGTGGCATCGCGGATGACGACGTCGCAAAGCTTAAGGAACATTTCAGCGACCAGCAGATTGTTGATCTGCATCTGCTTTGCGGGCTTGCTAATTTGACCAACCGCTTTACGGGACCGCTCGGGCTTGAACTGGAGTTCGAACCTGTGAGCCTCTGA
- the trmFO gene encoding methylenetetrahydrofolate--tRNA-(uracil(54)-C(5))-methyltransferase (FADH(2)-oxidizing) TrmFO gives MQRLVRGINFMTARIKIIGAGLAGSEVAWQCARRGVEVDLYEMRPVRTTPAHESSNFAELVCSNSLKSDSENTAPWLLKEEMRRAGSLLMEVARQAQVPAGHALAVDRDVFAQKVTDAIEAEPRIHVHREEVTTVDEANDITVIATGPLTSDALSQEIARLSGSNHLFFYDSISPIVEADSIDMSRVYMAARYDKGTADYINCPFSKEEYDRFYDALIEAQSVEAKEWEKLNYFEGCLPIEEIARRGRDTLRFGPMKPVGLRDPQTGKTPYAVVQLRQENLRADSYNIVGFQNHLKFGEQAKVMRLIPGLENAKFLRYGQIHRNTYINSPALLMETLQMREHPKVLFAGQISGVEGYVESIATGLMAGMHAAALQQGATPVAPPRASAFGSLVNYIAHAESKSFQPANITFDLLPPWPEKIRDKKLRHQKQCELALQQFNEWQIRFEESLAGTATS, from the coding sequence ATGCAACGCCTCGTCCGCGGAATCAACTTCATGACAGCACGAATCAAGATCATCGGTGCCGGACTTGCCGGCTCAGAAGTTGCCTGGCAATGTGCACGCCGTGGCGTGGAGGTTGACCTCTACGAAATGCGGCCAGTGCGCACCACTCCTGCGCACGAGAGCTCGAATTTTGCGGAGTTGGTCTGTTCGAATTCATTGAAATCCGACAGCGAAAACACTGCTCCCTGGCTGCTGAAAGAGGAGATGCGGCGCGCCGGGTCGCTGCTGATGGAAGTCGCCCGACAGGCACAGGTACCTGCAGGGCACGCGCTGGCTGTAGATCGCGATGTTTTCGCGCAAAAAGTGACGGACGCCATCGAAGCTGAGCCGCGCATCCATGTTCATCGTGAGGAAGTCACGACGGTGGACGAAGCGAATGACATTACGGTGATTGCCACCGGGCCGCTTACGTCGGATGCACTTTCGCAGGAGATCGCCCGGCTCTCGGGGAGCAACCATCTCTTCTTCTACGATTCCATTTCGCCGATTGTTGAGGCGGACTCGATTGATATGTCGCGCGTGTACATGGCCGCACGCTACGACAAAGGAACAGCCGATTACATCAATTGTCCGTTTTCGAAAGAAGAGTACGACCGCTTCTACGACGCGCTAATCGAGGCACAGTCGGTCGAAGCCAAGGAATGGGAGAAGCTCAACTACTTCGAAGGCTGCCTTCCGATTGAAGAGATCGCAAGGCGCGGACGCGACACCCTGCGCTTTGGCCCGATGAAGCCCGTAGGACTCCGCGACCCACAGACTGGAAAAACGCCCTACGCGGTGGTTCAACTCCGGCAAGAAAACCTGCGGGCAGATTCCTACAACATTGTTGGTTTTCAGAATCATTTGAAATTTGGCGAGCAAGCCAAAGTGATGCGGCTGATACCTGGACTCGAGAATGCGAAATTCCTGCGTTACGGGCAAATTCACCGCAATACGTATATCAACTCTCCGGCTTTGCTGATGGAGACGCTGCAGATGCGCGAGCATCCCAAAGTGCTTTTTGCGGGACAGATTTCCGGCGTAGAAGGTTACGTCGAGTCGATCGCGACGGGTCTTATGGCGGGCATGCATGCAGCCGCACTACAGCAAGGAGCGACGCCCGTGGCGCCGCCCCGAGCATCGGCGTTCGGATCACTTGTGAACTACATTGCACACGCGGAGTCGAAATCGTTCCAGCCGGCCAACATCACGTTTGATCTGCTGCCACCGTGGCCGGAAAAGATCCGGGACAAGAAACTACGGCACCAGAAGCAATGCGAACTGGCGCTACAGCAGTTTAATGAATGGCAAATACGTTTTGAGGAGTCGCTGGCCGGAACTGCTACCAGCTAG
- a CDS encoding class II aldolase/adducin family protein: MNSYHQQRDEIIRFGRMLYERGFIAATDGNISIRLDEHLLLVTPTCLCKGMMTPEDLVVVDLNGRKLEGMRDVSSELAMHLLIYRMRPDVHAIVHAHPPTATGFAAAGIALDTPLVSEVVLTVGKIPLASYGCPGTPELSNSLRPLIPDHSAILMANHGVVTYGEDITRAFMNMETVEHFAKITLVTRTLGQQKVLAPEEVKKLEAIREKSEAARREGNSQRPKLEAVGS, encoded by the coding sequence ATGAATTCATACCACCAGCAACGGGATGAAATTATCCGCTTCGGCAGGATGCTGTACGAGCGCGGCTTCATTGCCGCCACCGACGGCAATATCTCCATTCGCCTCGACGAGCATCTTCTACTCGTGACCCCGACATGCCTTTGCAAGGGTATGATGACACCGGAAGATTTGGTGGTGGTGGACCTGAACGGCCGCAAACTCGAGGGCATGCGCGATGTCTCGAGCGAACTCGCGATGCACTTGCTTATTTATCGCATGCGTCCCGATGTACATGCCATCGTTCACGCGCATCCGCCAACGGCAACCGGTTTTGCTGCTGCCGGCATTGCGCTTGATACCCCGCTGGTTTCCGAAGTTGTTCTGACCGTGGGCAAGATCCCGCTCGCATCGTATGGGTGCCCCGGAACGCCAGAATTATCCAATTCGCTCCGGCCGCTTATCCCCGATCACAGCGCCATCCTGATGGCTAACCACGGTGTCGTCACGTACGGCGAGGACATCACCCGTGCCTTCATGAACATGGAAACCGTGGAGCATTTCGCGAAGATCACTCTCGTCACACGAACTTTGGGACAGCAGAAGGTGCTCGCTCCCGAAGAAGTGAAGAAACTTGAGGCCATTCGCGAGAAGAGTGAGGCCGCACGGCGTGAGGGGAATTCACAGAGGCCCAAACTCGAAGCGGTCGGGTCCTAG
- a CDS encoding TlpA disulfide reductase family protein: MILKFSILLFIFGIFTVAAKAQDFVGSVRASLDRGAQDEATSKLQQYLQIRGMTPEYLEAYSWLGRAALARADYTGALAYADQTYQLCQQQIGRYRLTSEPRLQTALGAAIEVRGQALAKSGQTVQARHYLEAELAKYRGTGISARIQKNINLLGLEGAVAPELKLEPHLGPKPSPLSSLKGKPVVIFMWAHWCVDCKAQAPILARLKKDLDDQFEVVGATRLYGYAAAGTEATPQQEMEYIEAVRSKYFRILSDMPVPVATENFERYGASTTPTLVIIGPDTKVVRYHPGRMTYDELKTQLVPLIDASK; the protein is encoded by the coding sequence ATGATTCTCAAATTTTCGATTCTCCTCTTTATTTTCGGGATCTTCACCGTCGCGGCCAAAGCCCAGGATTTTGTCGGTTCCGTGCGAGCTTCGCTCGATCGCGGCGCGCAGGACGAAGCCACCTCTAAGTTGCAGCAATACCTCCAGATTCGCGGCATGACGCCCGAATACCTCGAGGCCTATTCCTGGCTTGGTCGTGCCGCGCTTGCGCGGGCCGATTACACCGGAGCGCTCGCCTACGCCGACCAGACGTATCAACTTTGTCAGCAACAAATTGGCCGTTATCGTCTTACGTCAGAACCCCGCCTCCAGACCGCCTTGGGAGCCGCAATCGAGGTACGCGGTCAAGCTTTGGCGAAGTCCGGCCAGACCGTCCAAGCGCGGCATTACCTTGAAGCAGAACTGGCGAAGTATCGAGGAACCGGCATTTCCGCAAGAATTCAGAAGAACATCAATCTCCTTGGACTCGAAGGCGCTGTCGCTCCGGAACTTAAGCTTGAGCCGCACCTTGGCCCCAAGCCTTCGCCCTTGTCGTCACTGAAAGGGAAGCCGGTGGTCATCTTCATGTGGGCCCATTGGTGTGTGGACTGCAAGGCCCAGGCACCCATCCTTGCGAGACTTAAGAAGGACCTGGATGACCAGTTTGAGGTGGTGGGAGCAACCCGCCTTTACGGCTATGCCGCCGCCGGGACCGAAGCTACTCCACAGCAGGAGATGGAATACATTGAAGCCGTTCGTTCCAAGTACTTCCGAATCCTTAGCGATATGCCTGTGCCAGTGGCGACGGAAAACTTTGAGCGCTACGGCGCCAGTACCACCCCGACTCTGGTGATTATCGGCCCCGATACCAAGGTGGTGCGATACCATCCCGGCAGGATGACGTACGATGAGCTAAAGACACAGCTCGTCCCTCTAATCGATGCGTCGAAGTAA
- a CDS encoding M15 family metallopeptidase → MRRLTLLILTVALALSAWGQAPASVQTFKIKPLRPVEELRREAMATEPPAEKGNFRKPELVELVKLDPTIKLDIRYASDNNFMGTPFYSQARAFLQKPAAHALVRAHRKLKKFGYGLIIHDGYRPWYVTKMFWEGTPPEKRDFVADPAQGSRHNRGCAVDLSLYDLKTGEEVAMPSGYDEMSERSYPNYAGGTPEERQRRDLLRKTMEAEGFTVYKFEWWHFDYKDFAKYPIMNVPFEKL, encoded by the coding sequence ATGAGACGACTGACCCTTCTGATTCTAACCGTAGCACTTGCCCTGAGCGCATGGGGACAAGCGCCCGCATCTGTTCAGACCTTCAAGATCAAGCCGCTACGGCCGGTGGAAGAACTTCGCCGTGAGGCGATGGCGACGGAGCCTCCAGCGGAAAAAGGCAACTTCCGCAAACCCGAGCTGGTGGAATTGGTGAAACTGGATCCGACGATCAAGCTGGACATCCGGTATGCGTCGGACAACAACTTCATGGGCACGCCGTTCTATAGCCAGGCGCGAGCTTTCCTGCAGAAGCCTGCCGCGCACGCACTCGTACGCGCTCACCGTAAGCTGAAGAAATTCGGGTACGGGCTGATCATTCACGATGGCTATCGGCCATGGTATGTGACAAAGATGTTCTGGGAAGGTACTCCGCCAGAGAAACGGGACTTTGTAGCCGATCCGGCGCAGGGATCAAGACACAATCGGGGATGCGCAGTCGATCTGAGCCTCTACGACTTGAAGACCGGCGAAGAAGTAGCCATGCCAAGCGGCTATGACGAGATGTCGGAGCGCTCGTATCCGAATTATGCCGGCGGCACACCGGAAGAACGGCAACGGCGCGACCTCTTGAGGAAGACCATGGAAGCGGAGGGGTTCACGGTGTACAAGTTCGAATGGTGGCATTTTGACTACAAAGACTTCGCGAAGTATCCGATCATGAACGTGCCTTTCGAGAAGTTGTGA